The Watersipora subatra chromosome 1, tzWatSuba1.1, whole genome shotgun sequence genome has a window encoding:
- the LOC137387424 gene encoding zinc finger protein Helios-like, producing MSPHLLQKTSLAGSFSCHFCGIVFACEDTCLLHVLSHHNTTKTPLDLSLRSSEMRAKDCKEQLKSIAKSLQSKPKYSKNTDQALLSKNYTKSFESSMKAFETNPLACRTRETVEYGEPLAKRICKSEPKSPSNELRESSLDEVAHGTDRNKRSHSNLFNDTLQSDYHLAILKHEFTAAGCRSPPTYNIQADARANRDGQAGGIGSLNGLLFCEYCDIIFLDRAMYNLHAGLHNCNSPLQCNICGKKCSTPLQFAAHVIHS from the coding sequence ATGAGCCCTCATCTCCTCCAGAAGACCAGCCTGGCTGGTTCTTTCTCTTGTCACTTCTGTGGCATTGTCTTTGCGTGTGAAGATACATGTCTCTTGCATGTCCTTTCTCATCATAACACGACCAAAACTCCATTAGACCTTAGCCTTAGATCTTCAGAAATGCGAGCAAAAGACTGTAAGGAGCAACTTAAAAGTATAGCCAAGTCTCTGCAGTCAAAGcctaaatacagtaaaaatactGATCAGGCATTATTGAGTAAAAATTACACGAAAAGTTTTGAGAGTTCGATGAAGGCTTTTGAGACAAACCCTTTAGCGTGTCGCACTAGAGAAACAGTCGAGTATGGAGAGCCTTTGGCAAAAAGAATATGCAAGTCGGAGCCAAAGTCTCCAAGCAATGAATTAAGAGAGTCAAGCCTGGATGAGGTCGCTCATGGAACTGATCGTAACAAAAGAAGTCATAGTAATCTTTTCAATGATACTTTACAATCAGATTATCATTTGGCAATTCTGAAACACGAGTTCACTGCTGCAGGCTGTCGGTCACCCCCGACGTACAACATCCAGGCTGATGCACGAGCAAACAGAGATGGTCAAGCTGGAGGCATCGGCAGCTTAAATGGACTACTCTTCTGTGAATACTGTGATATCATCTTTTTAGACAGGGCCATGTATAATCTACACGCTGGTTTACACAACTGCAACTCTCCGCTGCAGTGCAACATTTGTGGAAAGAAGTGCTCTACTCCATTACAATTTGCTGCTCACGTCATACACAGCTAA
- the LOC137398497 gene encoding myosin regulatory light chain LC-2, mantle muscle-like isoform X2, producing MAEEKKRMHRATTNVLGMFSQSQLQEFKEAFSMIDADRDGFIGIEDLREIHLSLGRQPSDEELNKMLSECPGQLNFTSFLTLFGEKMHGTDPENTLRQAFEQFDPARVGKLPEEYIKDLLQNMGDNFKEDEIRQVWKEAPISGGVFDYDAFVTLIKRGNQEELAA from the exons ATGGCTGAAGAA AAAAAAAGAATGCACAGGGCGACAACAAATGTACTAGGAATGTTCTCTCAGAGTCAACTTCAGGAGTTTAaagag GCATTCTCCATGATCGATGCAGACCGCGATGGTTTCATTGGCATAGAAGACCTTCGAGAAATTCATCTCAGCCTTGGAAGACAACCTTCAGATGAAGAACTAAATAAAATGTTGTCTGAATGTCCAGGACAACTCAACTTCACTTCATTTTTAACCTTGTTTGGTGAAAAGATGCATG GAACTGATCCAGAAAACACACTTAGACAGGCTTTTGAGCAGTTTGACCCAGCCAGAGTGGGGAAGCTTCCAGAGGAATA CATAAAGGATTTGCTGCAAAACATGGGAGACAATTTCAAAGAAGATGAAATTCGCCAAGTCTGGAAAGAAGCACCCATATCTGGAGGAGTGTTTGATTATGATGCATTCGTTACTCTCATAAAGAGAGGAAATCAAGAAGAATTGGCAGCATGA
- the LOC137398497 gene encoding myosin regulatory light chain, smooth muscle-like isoform X1, with translation MAEEKANRKKQAEGDEPRRAQRTTSNVFAFFNQTQIQEFKEAFSMIDADRDGFIGIEDLREIHLSLGRQPSDEELNKMLSECPGQLNFTSFLTLFGEKMHGTDPENTLRQAFEQFDPARVGKLPEEYIKDLLQNMGDNFKEDEIRQVWKEAPISGGVFDYDAFVTLIKRGNQEELAA, from the exons ATGGCTGAAGAA AAAGCCAACAGGAAGAAACAAGCGGAAGGAGATGAGCCTAGAAGGGCGCAGAGAACTACCTCTAACGTCTTTGCATTTTTTAATCAAACTCAGATACAGGAATTCAAAGAG GCATTCTCCATGATCGATGCAGACCGCGATGGTTTCATTGGCATAGAAGACCTTCGAGAAATTCATCTCAGCCTTGGAAGACAACCTTCAGATGAAGAACTAAATAAAATGTTGTCTGAATGTCCAGGACAACTCAACTTCACTTCATTTTTAACCTTGTTTGGTGAAAAGATGCATG GAACTGATCCAGAAAACACACTTAGACAGGCTTTTGAGCAGTTTGACCCAGCCAGAGTGGGGAAGCTTCCAGAGGAATA CATAAAGGATTTGCTGCAAAACATGGGAGACAATTTCAAAGAAGATGAAATTCGCCAAGTCTGGAAAGAAGCACCCATATCTGGAGGAGTGTTTGATTATGATGCATTCGTTACTCTCATAAAGAGAGGAAATCAAGAAGAATTGGCAGCATGA